From a single Asticcacaulis sp. MM231 genomic region:
- a CDS encoding Flp family type IVb pilin translates to MFRRSGLSLARLDRFWKDQGGATAIEYGLIAALMFLAIVTACSAFGDSTITMFQRISDEIDKVM, encoded by the coding sequence ATGTTCAGGCGATCAGGATTAAGCCTCGCGAGACTTGACCGCTTTTGGAAAGACCAAGGTGGCGCGACCGCCATTGAGTACGGCTTGATCGCCGCGCTCATGTTTCTGGCCATCGTGACAGCCTGTTCCGCCTTTGGTGATAGCACCATCACCATGTTCCAGCGCATTTCAGACGAAATTGATAAAGTGATGTAA
- a CDS encoding Flp family type IVb pilin, translated as MTKFFKQFASDESGATAIEYGLIAALIAVALISILGTVGTSLQGTFTKVNEELTTANGAGGGE; from the coding sequence ATGACCAAGTTCTTCAAACAATTCGCTTCCGACGAATCCGGCGCCACGGCTATTGAATACGGCCTGATCGCCGCCCTGATCGCCGTCGCCCTGATCTCGATCCTCGGCACCGTCGGCACCAGCCTCCAGGGCACCTTCACGAAGGTCAATGAGGAGCTGACAACAGCCAACGGCGCGGGCGGCGGCGAATAA
- a CDS encoding pilus assembly protein N-terminal domain-containing protein, whose translation MTMKLIGVLAFALASLATTSATAAQRLMVEKNHSQRLALSGSAGAVIVANPEIADVTIINSRTVYVMGKGYGNSQVTITDRGGRVLFDGEIVVTAVQKGAITVYKGLTPSLMVCSNVCISEEATATNSGSGASPAVLSPAPVTSGAPTIMQVQ comes from the coding sequence ATGACTATGAAACTGATCGGCGTTCTGGCCTTCGCGCTTGCGTCCCTGGCCACCACCTCGGCAACGGCTGCCCAACGCCTGATGGTGGAAAAGAACCACTCGCAGCGACTGGCGCTATCCGGATCAGCGGGTGCTGTCATTGTTGCCAACCCTGAGATCGCCGATGTCACCATCATCAACTCGCGTACCGTCTATGTTATGGGCAAGGGCTATGGTAATAGTCAGGTTACCATCACCGATCGCGGCGGGCGCGTCCTGTTTGATGGCGAGATTGTCGTGACCGCCGTCCAGAAGGGGGCCATTACGGTCTATAAGGGCCTGACACCGTCTCTGATGGTGTGCTCAAATGTTTGCATTTCTGAAGAAGCGACAGCCACCAATTCCGGCAGCGGTGCGTCTCCAGCCGTTCTCAGCCCGGCGCCGGTCACCTCTGGCGCGCCTACGATCATGCAGGTTCAGTAA
- a CDS encoding TadE/TadG family type IV pilus assembly protein codes for MLARLATFRKWANDSRGAAALEFALVAGPLIFMICACIELAMVILLSVTLDNATNMASRQIRTGTISSSTTVDGFKDLVCANMSLMSGRCKASLRIDVRKFDSFALVAAAPPPVVDGEWTFGERCDIGKGSEIQMARVYYEWPMFTPLLQGGFNSLSNKDIVITSTVIFRNEPF; via the coding sequence ATGCTGGCAAGGCTGGCTACTTTCAGAAAATGGGCAAACGATTCACGTGGTGCCGCCGCCCTGGAGTTCGCGCTTGTGGCCGGTCCGCTGATCTTTATGATATGTGCCTGTATCGAACTGGCCATGGTCATCCTGTTATCTGTCACGCTTGATAATGCGACTAATATGGCTTCGCGCCAAATTCGCACAGGTACGATTTCGTCAAGTACCACGGTCGACGGCTTCAAGGATCTTGTCTGCGCCAATATGTCGTTGATGAGTGGCAGGTGTAAGGCGAGCCTCCGCATAGATGTGCGGAAATTTGACAGTTTTGCCCTGGTGGCCGCGGCGCCGCCGCCCGTCGTTGATGGCGAATGGACCTTTGGCGAAAGGTGCGACATCGGCAAAGGTTCTGAGATTCAGATGGCGCGCGTCTATTACGAATGGCCGATGTTCACACCCTTGCTGCAAGGGGGTTTTAACAGCCTCAGCAACAAGGACATCGTCATCACATCGACCGTTATTTTCAGAAATGAGCCCTTCTGA
- a CDS encoding TadE/TadG family type IV pilus assembly protein produces the protein MTLKVRTFIRDAGGVSTIEFAFVAPILILAYLGMADVTMGMMASRRTSHLAATIGDLAAQSETLTSANITDLWAIANSMMQPFPTTPTAGQPSVLLKMRITSVKMNAAGTSAEVQWSRASNWTRLTDDAAEIRAIKNTQIAAGESLIVTDVEYTYNSPIKAVFVKDGTIFNNTFYHHPRNGAAVVCSGC, from the coding sequence ATGACGCTTAAGGTCCGGACATTTATCCGCGACGCGGGCGGAGTGTCGACGATCGAGTTTGCGTTTGTGGCGCCCATCCTCATCCTGGCCTATCTCGGCATGGCTGATGTGACTATGGGCATGATGGCGTCACGCCGCACCTCCCACCTGGCCGCGACGATCGGCGATCTAGCGGCGCAATCCGAGACCCTGACGAGCGCCAATATTACAGACCTGTGGGCGATTGCCAACAGCATGATGCAGCCTTTCCCCACAACACCTACGGCAGGGCAGCCATCGGTCCTGCTCAAGATGCGCATCACCTCGGTCAAGATGAATGCTGCGGGAACTTCTGCCGAGGTTCAGTGGAGCAGGGCGTCTAACTGGACGAGATTGACCGACGATGCTGCTGAAATCAGGGCGATCAAGAATACCCAAATCGCCGCAGGTGAAAGCCTGATCGTTACGGATGTGGAGTACACCTACAATTCGCCTATCAAGGCTGTCTTCGTGAAAGACGGCACGATTTTTAACAATACCTTCTATCACCATCCGCGCAACGGTGCGGCGGTGGTGTGTTCAGGGTGCTAA
- a CDS encoding anthranilate synthase component I family protein, with product MHAGDLFQANLARGWSGKLKTGVTPGQVMSALQTSGAAPFGGFLNLGERCILSNSPERFIRLDSAGDLETRPIKGTRPRGKTPDEDTGFASELTLSEKDRAENLMIVDLMRHDLSRVAEVGSVRVTALHALETYPNVHHLVSTVTARLSPGKTAADVLCATFPPGSISGAPKVQAMKVIYEMEAARGPYCGSLFFIDANGAMDSNVLIRTLALERDDDQRWHVRACAGGGIVADSEPVSERIETQTKLSLIRSVMEG from the coding sequence ATTCACGCCGGCGATCTGTTCCAGGCCAACCTGGCACGCGGCTGGAGCGGAAAGCTCAAAACCGGCGTCACGCCCGGACAGGTGATGTCAGCCCTGCAGACCTCCGGCGCGGCTCCCTTCGGCGGTTTTCTGAACCTGGGCGAACGCTGCATTCTGTCGAACAGCCCGGAGCGCTTTATCCGGCTCGATAGCGCGGGCGATCTGGAGACCCGGCCGATCAAGGGCACCCGTCCACGCGGCAAGACACCGGATGAAGACACAGGGTTCGCCTCCGAACTGACTTTGAGCGAAAAAGACCGCGCTGAAAACCTGATGATCGTTGATCTGATGCGCCATGATCTCTCGCGTGTCGCCGAGGTCGGCAGCGTCAGGGTCACCGCCCTGCATGCGCTCGAAACCTATCCCAATGTCCATCACCTTGTCTCTACGGTGACGGCGCGCTTAAGCCCCGGTAAGACGGCAGCCGATGTGTTGTGCGCCACCTTCCCGCCGGGGTCTATTTCCGGCGCGCCCAAGGTGCAGGCCATGAAGGTTATTTACGAGATGGAGGCGGCGCGCGGCCCCTATTGCGGCTCGCTCTTCTTTATCGATGCCAACGGCGCCATGGACTCCAACGTGCTGATCCGCACACTGGCGCTCGAACGCGACGATGACCAGCGCTGGCATGTCAGGGCCTGCGCAGGGGGAGGTATCGTTGCTGACAGCGAACCTGTGTCCGAACGTATAGAGACACAAACAAAGCTATCGCTGATCAGGTCCGTAATGGAGGGTTAG
- a CDS encoding AMP nucleosidase — translation MKKDKKKAAQKDKASPSAATIVAQLHTIYADAVSALQADLHAYLEQKEKPSRSLRKAGRYCYPKLTVVWKGVLDEDDEALILNNRHPEVNRAYARFSRPGTYSSSITRPDVFGSYIEEQLELLIRDYGAECSVSLSDQEIPYPYVLDGAGLDLNSVSAIDLSRHFPATELALIGNEVADGIDFIDALGHRPLALFDGLRTDFSLARLRHYTGTPAEHTQSYILLTNYNRYVDVFVAYALEQLKLPDSPYTALSCCGNFTITKETVNPEDIIAASPWRKHQMPAYHLMAEGHKGISLVNIGVGPSNAKNITDHLAVMRPHAWLMIGHCGGLRASQSIGDYVLAHAYLRDDHVMDDVLPIEIPIPPIAEVQQAFHEAAVRITRQDGEDLKKRLRTGTLVTTDDRNWELKYSLSAKRFSQSRAIAIDMESATLAAQGYRFRVPYGTLLCVSDKPLHGELKLPGQANLFYERAIAEHIQIGIETVSILRDFGSKLHSRKLRAFDEPPFR, via the coding sequence ATGAAAAAAGATAAGAAAAAGGCCGCGCAAAAGGACAAGGCGTCCCCTTCCGCGGCAACTATCGTCGCTCAGCTCCACACGATCTATGCCGATGCCGTCAGCGCCCTGCAAGCCGATCTGCACGCCTATCTGGAGCAGAAGGAAAAACCGTCGCGTTCGCTTCGTAAGGCTGGGCGCTACTGTTATCCCAAGCTGACCGTGGTGTGGAAAGGCGTGCTCGATGAAGACGACGAAGCGCTGATCCTCAACAACCGCCATCCGGAGGTCAATCGCGCCTATGCCCGTTTCTCACGGCCCGGCACCTATTCCTCTTCGATCACGCGACCGGATGTTTTCGGCAGCTATATCGAAGAACAGCTCGAACTGCTGATTCGCGATTACGGCGCCGAATGTTCGGTGTCGCTGTCCGATCAGGAAATCCCCTACCCTTACGTGCTGGATGGCGCCGGACTCGATCTCAACAGCGTCTCCGCCATTGATTTATCCAGGCATTTCCCGGCTACCGAACTGGCCCTGATCGGCAACGAAGTAGCTGACGGCATCGACTTCATCGACGCGTTGGGCCACCGCCCATTGGCGCTGTTCGATGGCCTGCGTACCGATTTTTCGCTGGCACGCCTGCGCCACTATACCGGCACACCCGCCGAGCATACGCAAAGCTATATCCTGCTGACCAACTATAACCGCTATGTCGATGTCTTCGTCGCCTACGCGCTGGAGCAACTGAAATTGCCCGACAGCCCCTATACGGCGCTGTCCTGTTGCGGCAATTTCACGATCACCAAGGAAACGGTCAATCCGGAGGATATCATCGCCGCATCGCCGTGGCGGAAGCACCAGATGCCGGCCTATCACCTGATGGCGGAAGGTCACAAAGGCATATCCCTGGTCAATATCGGCGTCGGCCCCTCCAACGCCAAGAACATCACCGACCATCTGGCGGTCATGCGACCGCACGCCTGGCTGATGATCGGTCACTGCGGCGGATTGCGCGCGTCGCAAAGCATCGGCGATTACGTGCTGGCCCACGCCTATCTGCGCGACGATCATGTGATGGACGATGTGCTGCCGATCGAGATTCCCATTCCGCCGATTGCCGAAGTGCAACAGGCCTTTCACGAGGCGGCGGTACGCATTACCCGTCAGGATGGCGAGGATCTCAAGAAACGCCTGCGCACCGGTACGCTGGTCACCACCGACGACCGTAACTGGGAACTGAAATATTCGCTATCGGCCAAGCGCTTTTCGCAATCGCGCGCCATCGCCATCGATATGGAATCCGCCACCCTAGCGGCGCAGGGCTATCGCTTCCGTGTACCCTACGGGACGCTGTTATGCGTTTCCGACAAACCGCTGCATGGTGAACTGAAACTGCCGGGCCAGGCCAATCTGTTTTATGAGCGCGCCATTGCTGAGCATATCCAGATCGGCATCGAGACGGTCAGCATCCTGCGTGATTTCGGCTCTAAACTGCACAGCCGCAAGCTCAGAGCCTTCGACGAGCCGCCGTTCAGGTGA
- a CDS encoding rhomboid family intramembrane serine protease has product MKTYFSLSTTWAASLIVVWLLVAHALGQSFWMQQSSRDLVAFGAIKGANFRPDDIWRLLVSQWLHVKFPHMLLNALIIACVGSAAEKQTGTIFAPLIGLTGGVLGQYCAVLLEPQGFISGASQAYMSLCGLALVTIRWRSIGGIIGCLGVMIGVGLDVFVSDTGLIKIGHLAGLIFGLLSGLTIRLLKIWNRKDITRHT; this is encoded by the coding sequence ATGAAAACCTATTTTTCCTTGTCCACGACATGGGCTGCAAGCCTGATTGTTGTCTGGCTGCTGGTAGCGCATGCGCTAGGACAATCGTTCTGGATGCAGCAATCATCGCGTGACCTGGTGGCTTTCGGTGCCATCAAGGGCGCGAACTTCAGGCCGGATGACATTTGGCGGCTGCTCGTTTCGCAATGGCTGCACGTGAAATTCCCGCATATGCTGCTTAACGCCCTCATCATCGCATGCGTCGGCAGTGCGGCAGAAAAGCAAACAGGTACAATCTTTGCGCCTCTGATTGGGCTGACGGGCGGTGTACTAGGGCAATATTGTGCCGTCCTACTCGAACCGCAGGGCTTTATTTCCGGAGCCTCACAAGCCTATATGAGCCTTTGCGGTCTTGCATTGGTCACCATACGCTGGCGGTCTATCGGCGGAATCATTGGTTGCCTGGGTGTGATGATTGGCGTCGGCCTCGATGTATTTGTCAGCGACACTGGCCTGATCAAGATCGGCCATCTAGCCGGACTGATTTTCGGCCTTCTCTCCGGCCTTACCATAAGACTTTTGAAGATATGGAATCGCAAAGACATCACTCGGCACACATAG
- the bioB gene encoding biotin synthase BioB encodes MNAPAFTLRHDWTTAEIAALFDLPFMELVFQAASVHRQHFDPSEVQLSQLLSVKTGGCAENCGYCSQSAHFDTGLKAGKLMAVEKVLSEARAAKEGGAQRFCMGAAWRDLKDRDVPALAAMIGGVKAMGLETCATLGMITPDQAQALKDAGLDYYNHNLDASPEYYEFVVTTRTYQERLDTLQAVADVGMKTCCGGIMGMGEARSDRVSFLHQLATLPHHPDSIPINNLVAISGTPLGDKVGTEGGISGIEFVRTIAVARIICPKSMVRLSAGRNEMSEELQALCFMAGANSIFIGDTLLTTPNPQRGTDAHLLRELGLRPMAGQ; translated from the coding sequence ATGAACGCACCCGCCTTTACCCTGCGCCACGACTGGACGACCGCAGAGATCGCTGCCTTATTCGACCTACCCTTCATGGAGCTGGTGTTTCAGGCGGCCAGCGTGCATCGCCAGCATTTCGATCCGTCGGAAGTGCAGTTGTCGCAATTGCTCTCTGTGAAAACGGGTGGCTGCGCGGAAAATTGCGGCTACTGTTCGCAATCGGCGCATTTCGACACCGGCCTGAAAGCCGGCAAGCTGATGGCGGTCGAAAAGGTTCTGTCTGAGGCCAGGGCCGCGAAGGAGGGCGGCGCGCAGCGTTTCTGCATGGGCGCGGCGTGGCGCGACCTGAAAGACCGCGACGTGCCGGCGCTGGCCGCCATGATCGGCGGCGTGAAAGCCATGGGGCTGGAGACCTGTGCAACGCTGGGCATGATCACACCGGATCAGGCACAGGCGCTGAAAGACGCCGGCCTCGATTACTACAACCACAATCTCGATGCGTCGCCGGAATATTATGAGTTCGTGGTGACGACCCGCACCTACCAGGAACGCCTCGATACGCTGCAGGCCGTGGCTGATGTCGGCATGAAGACCTGCTGCGGCGGCATTATGGGCATGGGCGAGGCGCGTTCTGACCGGGTATCGTTCCTGCACCAACTGGCCACCCTGCCCCATCATCCGGATTCGATCCCTATCAACAATCTGGTCGCCATTTCCGGTACGCCTTTGGGTGACAAGGTGGGGACTGAGGGCGGCATTTCGGGCATCGAATTTGTCCGCACCATAGCGGTGGCGCGGATCATCTGCCCGAAGTCGATGGTGCGCCTGTCGGCCGGTCGCAACGAGATGAGTGAGGAACTGCAAGCGCTGTGTTTCATGGCCGGCGCCAACTCGATCTTTATCGGTGACACCCTCTTGACCACGCCCAATCCGCAGCGCGGCACCGACGCCCATCTGCTGCGCGAACTGGGTTTGCGACCGATGGCGGGGCAATAG
- a CDS encoding aspartyl protease family protein, with amino-acid sequence MHLNRRLFLASLSAMTLATTVRAAEAGRIVMTMSGDGFTLPVRIKGRTLIALFDCGATQSVIDSGVAAELGLHPRSRIDVNLVYAAGRMAVTAPVRVTLGEAVFTPTLALGQLRANGRPFDVLLGCDLLEAFRLDLDIATGYARLSTDYAGDVPGGMSAIPLTASSHGLSVDITIEGKRLRAHVDTGSNDALTVRRSWAEKHGLLRDRPVSQWISADLSGIYKIEMTSMRTVSIGDYAFAHVPTGIAQFQQDSDAAIGVELLMRCHSVWSLAASKLWLSATDEALARPFARERAGLAYLPDAQGLRVVFVAPGSPADRAGWKANDIITAVDDGRADAAGDWKRDPARRSVRLSTASGETRTLDLADYY; translated from the coding sequence ATGCACCTCAATCGACGTTTGTTTCTGGCTAGTCTGAGCGCCATGACCCTGGCCACGACCGTTCGTGCTGCCGAGGCCGGACGTATCGTCATGACGATGTCGGGTGATGGTTTCACCCTGCCCGTGCGCATCAAGGGACGCACCCTGATCGCCCTGTTTGATTGCGGCGCCACGCAAAGCGTCATCGATTCCGGCGTGGCGGCGGAGCTCGGTTTGCATCCACGCAGCCGCATCGACGTCAATCTGGTCTATGCCGCCGGCCGCATGGCGGTGACCGCGCCGGTTCGCGTCACGCTGGGCGAGGCGGTCTTCACCCCTACCCTGGCGCTGGGCCAATTGCGTGCCAATGGCCGGCCGTTCGATGTCCTGCTCGGCTGCGATCTACTGGAAGCCTTTCGGCTCGATCTCGATATCGCCACCGGCTATGCGCGGCTCTCGACGGATTATGCCGGTGATGTTCCCGGCGGTATGTCGGCCATTCCGCTGACTGCCTCATCGCATGGCCTCAGCGTTGATATCACCATCGAAGGTAAGCGTCTGCGCGCCCATGTCGATACCGGCAGCAATGACGCTCTGACGGTACGGCGCTCGTGGGCCGAAAAGCATGGCCTTCTGCGTGACCGACCGGTGTCGCAATGGATCAGTGCCGATCTTTCCGGCATCTACAAGATCGAGATGACCAGCATGCGCACGGTCTCGATCGGTGACTATGCATTCGCCCATGTTCCCACCGGAATCGCCCAATTCCAGCAGGACAGCGATGCGGCCATTGGGGTCGAACTGTTGATGCGCTGTCATTCGGTGTGGAGCCTGGCGGCCTCGAAACTATGGCTGTCGGCAACTGATGAAGCGCTTGCCCGGCCCTTTGCCCGGGAACGTGCAGGCCTTGCCTACCTGCCCGATGCGCAAGGGCTTAGGGTGGTCTTTGTGGCGCCCGGCAGCCCGGCAGATCGCGCCGGCTGGAAAGCCAACGACATCATCACCGCGGTTGACGACGGGCGTGCGGATGCCGCGGGTGACTGGAAACGCGATCCGGCGCGTCGCTCGGTGCGCCTGAGCACCGCCAGCGGCGAAACCCGTACTCTGGATCTGGCTGATTATTATTGA
- the ahcY gene encoding adenosylhomocysteinase translates to MADYIVKDISLAAFGRKEIDIAEGEMPGLMATRAEFGPTQTLKGARIAGSLHMTIQTAVLIETLQALGAEVRWASCNIFSTQDHAAAAIAATGTPVFATKGETLEEYWDYAHKIFEWHDGGYPNLILDDGGDATLLCVLGPKAEKDLSLLSNPQNEEEEALYKVMKRYIAEKPGFYSAIAKAITGVSEETTTGVHRLYAMAQKGELPFPAINVNNSVTKSKFDNLYGCRESLVDAIRRATDVMLAGKVAVVLGYGDVGKGSAASLRNGGARVIVTEVDPICALQAAMEGYEVRTMEEVAANADIFVTCTGNKDVLRLEHMREMKHNAIVCNIGHFDSEIQVAALKNYKWDEIKPQVHHVEFPDGKKIILLSEGRLVNLGNATGHPSFVMSASFTNQTLAQIELWTNASKYEKSVYTLPKHLDEKVALLHLAKLGAKLTVLNQEQADYIGVPVDGPYKPDHYRY, encoded by the coding sequence ATGGCTGACTACATTGTCAAAGACATCTCGCTTGCCGCCTTTGGCCGCAAGGAAATCGACATCGCCGAAGGCGAAATGCCGGGCCTGATGGCCACGCGCGCCGAATTCGGCCCGACGCAAACGCTGAAAGGCGCACGCATCGCCGGTTCGCTGCACATGACGATCCAGACCGCCGTGCTGATCGAAACCCTGCAAGCCCTGGGCGCCGAAGTGCGCTGGGCCTCTTGCAACATTTTCTCGACGCAGGATCACGCTGCCGCCGCTATCGCCGCCACCGGCACGCCCGTCTTCGCCACCAAGGGCGAAACCCTGGAAGAATACTGGGATTATGCCCACAAGATCTTCGAATGGCACGATGGCGGTTATCCGAATCTGATCCTCGATGACGGCGGCGACGCCACGCTTCTTTGTGTGCTTGGCCCGAAGGCTGAAAAAGACCTGTCGCTGCTCAGCAATCCGCAGAACGAAGAAGAAGAAGCGCTCTACAAGGTCATGAAGCGCTATATCGCCGAGAAGCCCGGCTTCTATTCGGCCATCGCCAAGGCGATCACCGGCGTTTCGGAAGAAACCACCACGGGCGTTCACCGTCTCTATGCCATGGCGCAAAAGGGCGAACTGCCTTTCCCGGCCATCAACGTCAACAACTCGGTCACCAAGTCGAAGTTCGACAACCTCTACGGCTGCCGTGAGTCGCTGGTCGACGCCATCCGCCGCGCCACCGACGTCATGCTGGCCGGCAAGGTCGCTGTTGTCCTCGGTTATGGCGATGTCGGCAAGGGTTCGGCTGCAAGCTTGCGTAACGGTGGCGCCCGCGTCATCGTCACCGAAGTCGATCCGATCTGCGCCCTGCAAGCCGCCATGGAAGGCTATGAAGTCCGCACCATGGAAGAGGTGGCCGCAAACGCCGACATCTTCGTCACCTGCACCGGCAACAAGGACGTGCTGCGCCTTGAGCATATGCGCGAGATGAAGCACAACGCCATTGTCTGCAATATCGGTCACTTCGACTCGGAAATTCAGGTCGCTGCCCTGAAGAATTACAAGTGGGACGAAATCAAGCCTCAGGTCCACCACGTCGAATTCCCGGATGGCAAGAAGATCATCCTCCTGTCCGAAGGCCGTCTGGTCAATCTTGGTAACGCCACGGGCCACCCGTCCTTCGTGATGTCGGCCTCGTTCACCAACCAGACCCTGGCGCAGATCGAACTGTGGACCAACGCTTCGAAGTACGAGAAGTCGGTCTATACCTTGCCGAAGCACCTCGATGAAAAGGTCGCGCTGCTGCACCTGGCCAAGCTTGGCGCTAAGCTGACTGTGCTCAATCAGGAACAGGCCGACTACATCGGCGTGCCGGTCGACGGTCCTTACAAGCCGGATCACTATCGCTACTAA